In the Plasmodium chabaudi chabaudi strain AS genome assembly, chromosome: 13 genome, one interval contains:
- a CDS encoding M17 leucyl aminopeptidase, putative, whose product MYLIRLNTNSVDKIFENKIYKNIIKRYYFYSLKANKKKFFPFFISNNIKNKSNYNSVRCEIPQFSTYHYQKLSKDKTQFLTGSKIIKNFYSTNNKENSNISFAKFENMTSKVPQVNSLDPVVLPVNYTTPFDDVKVEVKDSGKEGCTFDDGLILFLVHSASEKEKGSLKISSNIKDSKINEFLSNNDDIFNGKIGTSKSFYISNEKNKYVNLTFIRCGGVDDEMTECEIRKIVPSLVQVLHDNKPASASIIFEIDINESLFRFLLETVFYESIVDERFKSTNKAGNKNSSNSTNMKNLHIFLKNHNANYNKEVEKAKTFSMGIYFAAQLISAPSNYCNPVSLANVAVELAEKLNLEYKILGIKELEELKMGAYLSVGKGSMYPHRFIHLTYKGKGEIKKKIALVGKGITFDAGGYNLKAAPGSMIELMKFDMSGCAAVLGSAYCIGTIKPENVEVHFISAVCENMISQNAYRPGDIVTASNGKTIEVGNTDAEGRLTLADALVYAEKIGVDHIIDIATLTGAMLFSLGTSYAGVFGNDEKLINKILASSKTSSEPVWWLPIIKEYKKFISSRCADMNNTPTNCKASSIIASLFLNEFVQSTSWAHIDIAGAAWIFNDSKPKGFGVRLLSELILSHAI is encoded by the coding sequence ATGTATCTAATACGGTTGAATACAAATTCTgttgataaaatttttgaaaataaaatttataaaaatattattaaacgctactatttttatagtttaaaagctaataaaaaaaaattctttcctttttttatatctaataatataaaaaataaaagcaaTTACAATAGTGTTCGTTGTGAAATTCCACAATTTTCCACTTATCACTATCAGAAACTTTCCAAAGATAAAACACAATTTTTGACGGgttcaaaaataataaaaaacttttATAGCAcgaataataaagaaaattctaatatttcttttgctaaatttgaaaatatgacATCTAAAGTTCCACAAGTAAATAGCCTTGATCCAGTTGTCTTACCCGTAAACTATACGACCCCATTCGATGATGTAAAAGTCGAAGTAAAAGATTCTGGAAAAGAAGGTTGTACTTTTGACGATggattaatattatttttagttCATTCTGCAtctgaaaaagaaaaaggaagtttaaaaataagttcAAATATTAAGGATAGCAAAATAAACGagtttttatcaaataatgatgatatttttaatggaAAAATAGGAACATCAAAAAGCTTTTATATATCTAATGAAAAGAACAAATACGTAAATTTAACTTTTATTAGATGTGGAGGAGTTGATGACGAAATGACTGAATGtgaaattagaaaaatagTGCCTAGTTTAGTTCAAGTATTGCATGATAATAAGCCTGCATCTGCATCTATCATTTTTGAAATAGATATCAATGAATCTTTATTTAGATTCCTTTTAGAAACCGTTTTTTATGAATCTATAGTTGATGAAAGATTCAAATCGACTAATAAGGCTGGCAACAAAAACTCTTCGAACTCaacaaatatgaaaaatttacatatatttttaaaaaatcataacgctaattataataaagaagTCGAGAAAGCCAAAACATTTTCTATgggtatatattttgcagCACAACTTATTTCAGCTCCATCAAACTATTGTAATCCCGTCTCTTTAGCAAATGTAGCTGTTGAGTTAGctgaaaaattaaacttggaatacaaaatattaggAATAAAAGAACttgaagaattaaaaatgggAGCATATTTATCAGTAGGAAAAGGTAGTATGTACCCACATAgatttattcatttaacTTATAAAGGAAAAggtgaaattaaaaagaaaattgcATTAGTTGGTAAAGGCATTACATTTGATGCAGGAggatataatttaaaagcTGCTCCCGGATCTATGATTGAATTAATGAAATTTGACATGAGTGGTTGTGCAGCTGTTTTAGGTTCTGCTTATTGTATTGGAACTATAAAACCAGAAAATGTTGAAGTTCACTTTATAAGTGCAGTATGTGAAAATATGATTTCACAAAATGCTTATCGACCTGGTGATATTGTAACTGCATCTAATGGAAAAACTATTGAAGTAGGAAATACAGATGCCGAAGGAAGATTAACATTAGCAGATGCATTAGTATATGCTGAAAAGATTGGTGTTGATCATATTATTGATATAGCTACATTAACAGGTGCTATGCTATTTTCATTAGGTACAAGTTATGCCGGTGTTTTTggaaatgatgaaaaactaattaataaaatattagcaTCATCAAAAACTTCTAGTGAACCCGTATGGTGGTTACCAATtattaaagaatataaaaaatttataagttCAAGATGCGCAGATATGAATAATACACCTACAAATTGTAAAGCATCCTCTATTATTgcatctttatttttgaacGAATTTGTACAATCAACATCATGGGCCCATATAGATATTGCCGGTGCTGCTTGGATTTTTAATGATAGCAAACCAAAAGGTTTTGGTGTTAGACTTTTATCTGAACTTATATTAAGTCACGCTatctaa